Proteins encoded together in one Balaenoptera musculus isolate JJ_BM4_2016_0621 chromosome 6, mBalMus1.pri.v3, whole genome shotgun sequence window:
- the S1PR3 gene encoding sphingosine 1-phosphate receptor 3, protein MATVLTLHPRPYTSNETLHKHYSYVGKLKDRLKDAPEGSALTTIVFLIICSFIVLENLMVLIAIWKNNKFHNRMYFFIGNLALCDLLAGIAYKVNILMSGKRTLSLSLTVWFLREGSMFVALGASTCSLLAIAIERHLTMIKMRPYDANKKHRVFLLIGMCWLIAFSLGALPILGWNCLHDLPDCSTILPLYSKKYIAFCISIFTAILVTIVILYTRIYFLVKSSSRRVASPHNSERSMALLRTVVIVVSVFIACWSPLFILFLVDVACKVKECAILFKAQWFIVLAVLNSAMNPVIYTLASKEMRRAFFRLVCTCLVRGQGARSSPIQPALDPSRSKSSGSNNSSPSPKSKEDLPQITALPCITDRNKTLQNGILCK, encoded by the coding sequence ATGGCGACGGTTCTCACGCTGCACCCCAGACCCTACACCTCCAACGAGACGCTGCACAAACATTACAGCTATGTAGGCAAGTTGAAGGACAGGCTGAAGGACGCCCCCGAGGGCAGCGCGCTCACCACCATTGTTTTCTTGATCATCTGCAGCTTCATTGTCTTGGAGAACCTGATGGTTTTGATCGCCATctggaaaaacaataaatttcacaACCGCATGTACTTTTTCATTGGCAACCTGGCTCTCTGCGACCTGCTGGCCGGCATAGCCTACAAGGTCAACATTCTGATGTCGGGCAAGAGGACACTGAGCCTGTCTCTGACCGTCTGGTTCCTACGGGAAGGCAGCATGTTCGTGGCCCTCGGGGCGTCCACCTGTAGCCTACTGGCCATTGCTATCGAGCGGCACTTGACCATGATCAAAATGAGACCATACGATGCCAACAAGAAGCACCGCGTCTTTCTCCTGATCGGGATGTGCTGGCTCATCGCGTTCTCGCTGGGCGCCTTACCCATCCTGGGCTGGAACTGCCTGCACGACCTCCCTGACTGCTCCACCATCCTGCCCCTCTACTCCAAGAAGTACATCGCGTTCTGCATCAGCATCTTCACGGCCATCCTGGTGACCATCGTGATCCTGTACACACGCATCTACTTCCTGGTGAAGTCCAGCAGCCGCAGGGTGGCCAGCCCTCACAACTCAGAGCGGTCCATGGCCCTGCTGCGGACTGTGGTGATCGTGGTGAGCGTCTTCATCGCCTGCTGGTCCCCACTCTTCATCCTCTTCCTCGTGGATGTGGCCTGCAAGGTGAAGGAGTGTGCCATCCTCTTCAAGGCCCAGTGGTTCATTGTGCTGGCCGTGCTCAACTCCGCCATGAACCCCGTCATCTACACGCTGGCCAGCAAGGAGATGCGGCGGGCCTTCTTCCGGCTGGTCTGCACCTGCCTGGTCAGGGGCCAGGGTGCCCGCTCCTCACCCATCCAGCCTGCTCTCGACCCAAGCAGAAGCAAATCCAGCGGCAGCAATAACAGCAGCCCCTCCCCAAAGAGCAAGGAAGACCTCCCCCAGATAACTGCCTTGCCCTGCATAACAGACAGAAACAAAACCCTGCAGAATGGGATCCTCTGCAAGTGA